From Bradyrhizobium sp. NDS-1, the proteins below share one genomic window:
- the murC gene encoding UDP-N-acetylmuramate--L-alanine ligase: MRLPREIGPIHFVGIGGIGMSGIAEVLVNLGYAVQGSDASDNYNLDRLRKKGAKVSVGHKAENVDGAEVVVVSTAIKRDNPELMAARERRIPVVRRAEMLAELMRLKSCVAIAGTHGKTTTTTMVATLLDAGELDPTVINGGIINAYGSNARLGAGDWMVVEADESDGTFLKLPTDVAIVTNVDPEHLDHFKTFEAVQDAFRHFVENLPFYGFAVMCIDHPVVQSLVGKIEDRRIITYGENPQADARLVDLTAGGGGSKFKVVIRDRKSGAVHEIADLALPMPGRHNASNATAAIAVAHELGVSDEAIRKALAGFGGVKRRFTKTGEWNGISVIDDYGHHPVEIAAVLKAARDSYDGKVIAVVQPHRFTRLQSLFEEFCTCFNDADAVVVADVYAAGEAPIDGIDRDHFVEGLRAHGHREVIPLPGASELAGIVKGLAKSGDLVVCLGAGNITQWAYALPDQLKALG, translated from the coding sequence ATGAGACTGCCGCGCGAGATCGGACCCATCCACTTCGTCGGGATCGGCGGGATCGGCATGAGCGGGATCGCCGAGGTGCTGGTCAATCTCGGCTATGCCGTGCAGGGCTCGGATGCGTCCGACAATTACAATCTCGACCGTCTGCGCAAGAAGGGCGCGAAAGTCTCGGTCGGCCACAAGGCCGAGAATGTCGACGGTGCCGAGGTCGTCGTGGTCTCCACCGCGATCAAGCGCGACAATCCGGAGCTGATGGCGGCGCGCGAGCGGCGCATTCCCGTGGTGCGCCGCGCCGAGATGCTCGCCGAACTGATGCGGCTGAAGAGCTGCGTCGCCATCGCCGGCACCCATGGCAAGACCACGACGACCACGATGGTCGCAACGCTGCTCGACGCAGGCGAGCTCGATCCCACCGTCATCAACGGCGGAATCATCAACGCCTACGGCTCCAATGCGCGGCTAGGGGCCGGCGACTGGATGGTGGTCGAAGCCGACGAAAGCGACGGTACCTTCCTGAAGCTGCCGACGGATGTTGCGATCGTCACCAACGTGGATCCTGAACATCTCGATCATTTCAAGACCTTCGAGGCCGTGCAGGACGCCTTCCGTCATTTCGTAGAGAACCTGCCGTTCTACGGCTTTGCCGTGATGTGCATCGATCATCCCGTGGTGCAGAGCCTCGTCGGGAAGATCGAGGACCGCCGCATCATCACCTACGGCGAGAATCCGCAGGCCGATGCGAGGCTGGTCGATCTCACCGCGGGCGGCGGCGGCTCGAAATTCAAGGTCGTGATCCGCGATCGCAAGAGCGGGGCCGTGCACGAGATCGCCGACCTCGCGCTGCCGATGCCGGGCCGGCACAACGCCTCGAATGCGACGGCGGCAATTGCGGTCGCGCATGAGCTCGGTGTCTCGGACGAAGCCATCCGCAAGGCGCTGGCCGGCTTCGGCGGGGTCAAGCGTCGCTTCACCAAGACCGGTGAATGGAACGGTATCAGCGTCATCGACGATTACGGCCATCACCCCGTGGAGATCGCGGCGGTGCTCAAAGCGGCGCGCGATTCCTACGACGGCAAGGTCATCGCCGTGGTGCAGCCGCATCGGTTCACCCGCCTGCAATCGCTGTTCGAGGAATTCTGCACCTGTTTCAACGATGCGGATGCGGTTGTGGTCGCTGATGTCTATGCCGCCGGCGAAGCGCCCATCGACGGCATCGACCGCGACCATTTCGTCGAAGGCCTGCGCGCGCACGGGCATCGCGAGGTGATCCCGCTGCCTGGCGCATCGGAGCTCGCGGGCATCGTCAAGGGACTGGCGAAATCCGGCGATCTCGTCGTGTGCCTCGGCGCCGGCAACATCACGCAATGGGCGTATGCGCTGCCGGATCAGTTGAAGGCGCTGGGGTAG
- the murB gene encoding UDP-N-acetylmuramate dehydrogenase, producing MTFPDITPDLKAAMPQLRGRLLANQSLAELTWFRVGGPAQVLFTPADEDDLAYFLARLASDIPVHVVGVGSNLIVRDGGIAGVVIRLAPRAFGEASASGDVVTAGAAALDKRVAEVAASANIGGLEFYYGIPGTIGGALRMNAGANGGETKDVLIEARGVGRDGSKHVFSNADMKFVYRNSGVDPSTIFTSARFRGEIRDTEAIRARMAEVQTHRETAQPIREKTGGSTFKNPPGHSAWKLVDAAGCRGLRVGGAQVSEMHCNFLINTGDATAHDIETLGETVRERVKANSGIELHWEIKRIGVS from the coding sequence GTGACCTTCCCCGACATCACCCCCGACCTCAAAGCTGCGATGCCGCAACTCCGCGGTCGGCTGCTCGCCAACCAGTCGCTCGCCGAGCTCACTTGGTTTCGCGTCGGCGGGCCCGCGCAGGTGCTGTTCACGCCGGCGGACGAGGACGATCTCGCTTACTTCCTCGCGCGTCTCGCCAGCGACATCCCCGTCCATGTCGTCGGCGTCGGCTCCAACCTGATCGTGCGCGACGGCGGCATTGCGGGCGTCGTGATCCGGCTGGCGCCCCGCGCCTTCGGCGAAGCGAGCGCGAGCGGCGATGTCGTCACCGCAGGTGCTGCCGCGCTCGACAAGCGCGTGGCGGAGGTCGCCGCGTCGGCCAATATCGGCGGGCTTGAATTCTACTACGGTATTCCCGGTACGATCGGCGGCGCGCTGCGCATGAATGCGGGCGCCAATGGCGGCGAGACCAAAGACGTGCTGATCGAGGCGCGAGGGGTTGGGCGCGACGGCAGCAAGCACGTGTTCTCCAACGCCGACATGAAGTTCGTCTATCGCAATAGCGGCGTCGATCCCTCCACCATCTTCACCTCCGCGCGCTTTCGCGGCGAGATCAGGGATACGGAAGCAATCCGCGCGCGCATGGCGGAGGTGCAGACCCATCGCGAGACCGCGCAGCCGATCCGCGAGAAGACCGGCGGCTCGACCTTCAAGAATCCGCCCGGCCATTCCGCCTGGAAGCTGGTCGACGCCGCAGGCTGCCGCGGTCTGCGTGTCGGCGGCGCGCAGGTTTCCGAGATGCACTGCAATTTCCTGATCAACACGGGCGATGCCACCGCGCACGACATCGAGACGCTGGGCGAGACGGTGCGCGAACGCGTGAAGGCAAATTCCGGAATTGAGCTTCACTGGGAGATCAAGCGGATCGGGGTTTCATGA
- a CDS encoding D-alanine--D-alanine ligase, which translates to MRITILFGGSNRERLVSVASAQALHQALPEADLWWWDVEDKVHVVQSKQLLEHARPFEDEFKPGTSGIPLPQALDQAKAEDRVLVLGLHGGRAENGELQVMCEARGVPFTGSGSASSHLAFDKIAAKHFAALGGATPPLSVALDDIDEAFAEYGRLIAKPARDGSSYGLIFVNAKQDLVAVRNAARQEEYVIEPYIAGIEATCGVLERTDGSIIALPPIEIIPGEGSFDYAAKYLLKSTQEICPGRFAPEITAALKEQAMLAHRAMSCTGYSRSDFIVSDRGLVYLETNTLPGLTKSSLYPKALKAEGIEFVDFLRDLVELAERGVRK; encoded by the coding sequence ATGCGCATCACCATCCTCTTCGGCGGCTCCAACCGCGAACGTCTCGTCTCGGTCGCCTCGGCCCAGGCGCTGCATCAGGCACTTCCCGAGGCCGATCTCTGGTGGTGGGACGTCGAGGACAAGGTGCATGTCGTGCAGTCGAAGCAGCTGCTCGAACATGCCCGTCCGTTCGAGGACGAGTTCAAGCCCGGTACATCGGGCATTCCGTTGCCGCAGGCACTCGACCAGGCCAAGGCTGAGGATCGCGTGCTGGTGCTCGGCCTGCATGGCGGACGCGCGGAGAACGGCGAATTGCAGGTGATGTGCGAGGCGCGCGGCGTCCCCTTCACCGGATCGGGCTCGGCCTCCTCGCATCTCGCCTTCGACAAGATCGCGGCCAAGCACTTCGCCGCCCTCGGCGGCGCGACGCCGCCGCTGAGCGTTGCGCTCGACGACATCGACGAAGCCTTCGCCGAATACGGGAGGCTCATCGCAAAGCCGGCGCGCGACGGATCGAGCTATGGCCTGATCTTCGTCAACGCCAAACAGGATCTCGTCGCCGTCCGCAATGCGGCCAGGCAAGAAGAATATGTGATCGAACCCTATATCGCCGGCATCGAGGCGACCTGCGGCGTGCTGGAGCGCACCGACGGGTCGATCATCGCGCTGCCGCCGATCGAGATCATTCCGGGCGAGGGCAGTTTCGACTACGCCGCGAAATACCTTCTGAAGTCGACCCAAGAGATCTGTCCCGGCCGTTTCGCACCCGAAATCACCGCCGCGCTCAAGGAGCAGGCGATGCTGGCGCACCGCGCGATGTCCTGCACCGGCTATTCCCGGTCGGACTTCATCGTCTCGGACAGGGGCCTGGTCTATCTCGAGACCAACACGCTGCCCGGGCTGACCAAGTCCTCACTCTACCCCAAGGCGCTGAAAGCAGAGGGGATCGAGTTCGTCGACTTCCTGCGCGACCTGGTGGAGCTCGCCGAGCGGGGCGTGCGGAAATAA